A window of Castanea sativa cultivar Marrone di Chiusa Pesio chromosome 1, ASM4071231v1 contains these coding sequences:
- the LOC142622829 gene encoding eukaryotic initiation factor 4A-2-like, with translation MAAPEGSQFDARQFDAKMDELLSADAQDFFTSYDEVYESFDAMGLQENLLRGIYAYGFEKPSAIQQRGIVPFCKGLDVIQQAQSGTGKTATFCSGVLQQLDYSVTECQALVLAPTRELAQQIEKVMRALGDYLGVRVHACVGGTSVREDQRILSSGVHVVVGTPGRVFDMLRRQSLRPDYIKMFVLDEADEMLSRGFKDQIYDIFQLLPSKIQVGVFSATMPPEALEITRKFMNKPVRILVKRDELTLEGIKQFYVNVDKEEWKLETLCDLYETLAITQSVIFVNTRRKVDWLTDKMRSRDHTVSATHGDMDQNTRDIIMREFRSGSSRVLITTDLLARGIDVQQVSLVINYDLPTQPENYLHRIGRSGRFGRKGVAINFVTKDDERMLFDIQKFYNVVVEELPSNVADLL, from the exons ATGGCGGCACCAGAGGGGTCACAATTTGATGCTCGTCAGTTTGATGCTAAAATGGACGAGTT ACTTTCAGCTGATGCTCAGGACTTCTTCACATCATATGATGAGgtttatgaaagttttgatgCTATGGGATTGCAAGAGAATCTTCTGAGGGGGATTTATGCTTATG GTTTCGAAAAACCCTCTGCTATTCAGCAAAGGGGAATTGTACCCTTCTGTAAGGGTCTTGATGTTATTCAACAAGCTCAATCTGGAACTGGAAAGACAGCTACTTTCTGCTCTGGTGTTTTGCAACAACTTGACTATAGTGTGACGGAATGCCAAGCTTTGGTCCTGGCACCCACTAGAGAGCTTGCTCAACAGATTGAGAAGGTGATGCGGGCACTTGGAGACTATCTTGGTGTAAGAGTACATGCTTGTGTTGGTGGAACAAGTGTTCGTGAAGATCAACGCATTCTGTCTAGTGGGGTTCATGTTGTTGTTGGCACTCCTGGTCGTGTGTTTGATATGCTGCGAAGACAGTCACTTCGTCCTGATTACATCAAGATGTTTGTATTGGATGAGGCTGATGAAATGCTTTCCCGGGGTTTCAAGGATCAG ATCTATGATATTTTCCAGCTTCTACCATCAAAGATTCAGGTTGGGGTATTCTCTGCCACAATGCCACCTGAGGCCCTTGAGATTACTAGGAAGTTTATGAACAAACCTGTTAGAATTCTTGTGAAGCGTGATGAGCTCACCCTGGAGGGTATAAAACAGTTTTATGTTAATGTTGATAAGGAGGAGTGGAAACTTGAGACACTCTGTGATCTTTATGAAACCTTGGCCATCACCCAGAGTGTCATTTTCGTGAACACGAGGCGCAAGGTTGATTGGCTTACAGACAAGATGCGGAGCCGTGACCACACAGTCTCAGCCACCCATGGTGATATGGACCAGAATACAAGAGACATTATCATGCGGGAATTCCGTTCTGGATCATCTCGTGTCCTTATAACAACTGATCTTTTGGCACGTGGTATTGATGTCCAGCAGGTCTCCCTTGTTATTAATTATGATCTCCCAACACAGCCAGAGAACTATCTGCATCGTATTGGACGTAGTGGACGGTTTGGTAGGAAGGGTGTTGCCATCAACTTTGTAACAAAGGATGATGAGAGGATGCTGTTTGACATCCAGAAGTTCTATAATGTTGTAGTTGAGGAGCTGCCATCAAATGTTGCTGATCTCCTCTAA